From Carassius auratus strain Wakin chromosome 22, ASM336829v1, whole genome shotgun sequence, a single genomic window includes:
- the tal1 gene encoding T-cell acute lymphocytic leukemia protein 1 homolog: MMEKLKSEQFPLSPSAEGDAREKQEGTTADTGEHHHHPPEERGVLNGVAKETELKKEVAVIELSRRGGSADIKGRELKADISLKVQTTELCRPPIPLPLPPREPLSDTRMVQLSPPAFPVPARAMLYSNMTPPLATINSGFAGEADQYGMYPSSRVKRRPAPYEVEISDGSQPKVVRRIFTNSRERWRQQNVNGAFAELRKLIPTHPPDKKLSKNEILRLAMKYINFLAKLLNDQDDMVGGETPARDATLVRDDLLQEMLSPNSSCGSLLDGDASPESLTEDQDSSVESRSSARGLHHSSHPIDGNAQR, encoded by the exons ATGATGGAAAAACTGAAATCCGAGCAGTTTCCGCTCAGCCCGAGCGCGGAGGGCGACGCACGCGAGAAACAGGAAGGCACGACGGCGGACACGGGAGAGCATCATCACCACCCCCCAGAGGAGCGCGGGGTCCTCAATGGTGTTGCCAAGGAAACCGAGCTAAAAAAGGAGGTGGCGGTGATCGAGCTGTCCAGAAGAGGAGGGAGCGCGGATATAAAAGGCAGAGAGCTCAAGGCAGACATCAGCCTTAAGGTGCAGACCACCGAGCTGTGCAGACCACCGATTCCACTGCCGCTGCCTCCCAGAGAGCCGCTGAGCGACACTCGAATGGTGCAGTTGAGTCCGCCCGCTTTCCCTGTCCCGGCGCGAGCGATGCTCTACAGCAACATGACCCCACCGCTCGCCACGATCAACAG TGGTTTTGCTGGAGAAGCGGATCAGTATGGGATGTATCCCAGCAGTCGAGTGAAACGCAGACCTGCACCGTATGAGGTTGAAATCAGCGATG GCTCACAGCCCAAAGTCGTGCGACGGATTTTCACGAACAGCCGCGAGCGCTGGCGGCAGCAGAACGTGAACGGTGCCTTCGCCGAGCTGCGCAAGCTCATCCCAACCCACCCTCCAGACAAGAAGCTCAGCAAGAACGAAATCCTCCGCTTGGCCATGAAGTACATCAACTTCCTGGCCAAGCTCCTCAACGACCAGGACGACATGGTGGGCGGCGAAACCCCCGCCCGTGATGCCACCCTAGTGCGGGACGACCTCCTTCAGGAGATGCTGAGCCCAAACTCCAGCTGCGGGAGCCTGCTGGACGGTGACGCCAGTCCGGAGAGCTTAACCGAAGACCAGGACTCTTCGGTGGAATCCAGGTCTTCGGCGAGGGGACTGCATCACTCCAGCCACCCGATAGACGGAAACGCCCAGCGATGA